The following proteins are encoded in a genomic region of Leucoraja erinacea ecotype New England chromosome 23, Leri_hhj_1, whole genome shotgun sequence:
- the ankrd40 gene encoding ankyrin repeat domain-containing protein 40: MAADPQLELDERLREACSIGDAESVRRLLDRGARVNGRNPVNGWTSLHWASKRGHHQIVSLLLETGAQTNVLTSKGESAAQLATRPELTTLLGVDEDHRPAANGHEELPIIPHYLANPPLPVSEADPARGPGQGPGPAGLFANTGQGSVPGPAPHLLPPPPALGHSQLFWMGALPDSERELVLKVRLHSTGTEADFIEVELDRGCLTYQALLSLASHELGVSPEQVERIRKLPNTLLRKDKDVRRLQHFQELELVLRGAEGEALVQAGLTERPCYNPGAATLIY, translated from the exons ATGGCGGCCGACCCGCAGCTGGAGCTGGACGAGCGGCTGCGGGAGGCCTGCAGCATCGGGGACGCCGAGTCGGTGCGGCGGCTGCTCGACCGCGGGGCCCGGGTGAACGGGCGGAACCCGGTCAATGGCTG GACAAGCCTGCACTGGGCGAGTAAGCGTGGGCATCACCAGATCGTGTCGTTGTTGCTGGAGACCGGGGCACAGACAAATGTGCTCACTAGCAAGGGCGAGAGCGCAGCCCAGCTCGCCACCAGGCCCGAGCTCACCACCCTGTTAGGAG TGGACGAGGATCATAGACCGGCGGCCAATGGCCACGAGGAGCTTCCCATCATCCCCCACTACCTGGCCAACCCGCCGCTGCCGGTGAGCGAGGCTGATCCGGCCCGCGGCCCAGGACAAGGCCCAGGCCCAGCGGGGCTGTTCGCCAACACTGGCCAAGGCTCCGTCCCAGGCCCCGCTCCACACCTCCTCCCACCGCCTCCAGCTCTTGGCCACTCCCAGCTCTTCTGGATGGGAGCGCTTCCCGATAGTGAGCGag AGCTGGTGCTGAAGGTTCGGCTCCACAGCACGGGGACAGAAGCCGACTTCATCGAGGTGGAGCTTGACCGTGGCTGCCTCACCTACCAAGCGCTGCTCTCACTCGCCAGTCACGAGCTGGGCGTCAGTCCCGAGCAGGTGGAGAGGATCAGAAAGCTGCCCAACACTCTGCTGAGGAAG GACAAGGACGTGAGGCGGCTGCAGCATTTCCAGGAGCTGGAGTTGGTGCTGAGGGGAGCGGAGGGAGAGGCGTTGGTGCAGGCAGGTCTGACCGAGCGACCCTGCTACAATCCTGGCGCTGCCACGCTGATCTACTGA